The Fibrobacter sp. UBA4297 genome includes a window with the following:
- the priA gene encoding replication restart helicase PriA: MSPSVFTYGVPEGVNIQRGSVVWVQLARRKPTLALVSRVHCDKPSFDVRYACPHESGYVFSERYMESLEWVSKYYISSPMRTLNVFWPADFDKFLDALLAEKSEPRGEALSNGPEMEVCSDLPPLTGEQETALASLVEDLDKDGFRGTLLHGVTGSGKTRVYQELVREALKRKKRVLILVPEIGLTPQTASRFEDYLKVPVVVLHSALSAPQKRAGYLAVLDGSAKVVLGTRSAILSPFDFDVVILDEEHDSSFKQQDPAPRYHTRDLAFHLAQKYGALVVLGSATPCLETFRNAKAGNLKLLTLKNRATAAPLPEVKVIDMGKVRQQKGVLMSPALREALSDCIAGGDQAIILMNRRGYSKIRVCSECGETLYCKHCHIPLVYHKQYNALMCHYCAALYPVDTPCPTCGAETYEFVGGAIEKLEEEIHEWVADAKVIRMDRDTTQNVGAVEKILTSFRNREYNILLGTQMVAKGHDFPGVKLVGIVGADSGLGIPDFRSTERLYQLLSQTAGRAGRAGGGGRVFIQTLNPTEPVMQYAIRHDFEGFADLESSNRQMAFYPPFCKLVEISCGSRDENLLRDTVNRLESILRKESTMTVLGPVDAFVPKVQNVFWVKLYIKTQNLAVVRKVLAPILNAPKVWVPGVEIKVELE; the protein is encoded by the coding sequence TTGTCCCCGTCGGTATTTACTTACGGGGTGCCGGAAGGTGTAAATATCCAGCGGGGGAGTGTCGTCTGGGTGCAGCTTGCCCGCCGTAAGCCGACGCTTGCTTTGGTGAGTCGTGTCCATTGCGATAAACCGTCGTTCGATGTCCGGTATGCGTGTCCGCATGAGTCGGGCTATGTGTTTTCTGAACGTTATATGGAATCGCTAGAATGGGTGTCTAAGTATTATATAAGTTCGCCCATGCGCACGCTGAACGTGTTTTGGCCTGCTGATTTTGACAAGTTCCTCGATGCCTTGCTGGCTGAAAAATCTGAACCTCGGGGCGAGGCTCTATCAAATGGACCTGAAATGGAGGTCTGTTCGGACCTGCCCCCCTTGACAGGCGAACAAGAGACTGCGCTTGCCAGTCTTGTTGAAGATTTGGATAAGGACGGTTTTCGTGGAACGCTCCTGCATGGCGTGACCGGCAGTGGCAAGACGAGAGTTTATCAGGAATTGGTGCGCGAAGCACTTAAGCGAAAAAAGCGCGTGCTCATTCTTGTGCCAGAAATTGGGCTTACTCCGCAGACGGCGTCTCGTTTTGAAGATTATTTGAAAGTTCCTGTTGTGGTGTTGCATTCGGCGCTCTCGGCTCCGCAAAAGCGTGCGGGCTATTTGGCTGTGCTCGATGGTTCTGCGAAAGTGGTGCTCGGGACGCGCAGCGCCATTCTTTCGCCGTTTGATTTTGATGTTGTTATTTTGGACGAAGAGCATGATTCTTCGTTTAAACAACAGGATCCGGCTCCGCGTTACCATACGCGTGACTTGGCTTTCCACTTGGCACAGAAGTATGGAGCGCTTGTTGTGCTTGGTTCAGCAACGCCTTGTCTTGAAACGTTCCGCAATGCAAAGGCTGGGAACCTCAAGCTGTTGACTCTCAAGAATCGTGCGACTGCGGCGCCTCTCCCCGAAGTGAAAGTGATTGATATGGGCAAGGTGCGCCAGCAAAAAGGCGTGCTCATGTCTCCTGCATTGCGCGAAGCGCTTTCGGATTGCATTGCGGGTGGCGACCAGGCGATTATCCTCATGAATCGTCGCGGTTACTCTAAGATTAGAGTTTGTTCTGAATGTGGTGAAACGCTTTACTGCAAGCATTGTCATATTCCGCTAGTTTATCATAAACAGTACAATGCGCTGATGTGCCATTACTGCGCAGCACTTTATCCGGTGGATACGCCGTGCCCGACATGCGGTGCCGAAACGTATGAATTTGTCGGGGGCGCAATCGAAAAACTCGAAGAAGAAATCCATGAATGGGTGGCCGATGCGAAAGTGATTCGCATGGATCGCGATACGACGCAGAATGTGGGCGCTGTCGAAAAAATATTGACATCGTTCAGGAATCGTGAATACAACATTTTGCTTGGAACGCAGATGGTCGCGAAAGGTCACGACTTTCCGGGCGTAAAGCTTGTAGGAATTGTCGGTGCCGATTCGGGCCTTGGCATTCCCGATTTCCGCTCAACGGAACGCTTGTATCAACTGTTGAGTCAAACGGCGGGCCGTGCGGGGCGCGCAGGTGGCGGTGGCCGCGTGTTTATACAGACGCTCAATCCGACAGAACCGGTGATGCAGTATGCCATTCGCCATGATTTTGAAGGCTTTGCCGACTTAGAATCTTCGAACCGCCAGATGGCGTTTTATCCGCCGTTCTGCAAACTTGTCGAAATTAGTTGCGGTTCGCGTGATGAAAACTTGCTTCGCGATACGGTGAACCGCCTCGAAAGCATTTTGCGCAAAGAGTCTACGATGACGGTCCTTGGACCTGTTGATGCGTTTGTACCGAAAGTGCAAAATGTGTTTTGGGTAAAACTTTATATTAAAACGCAAAACCTTGCGGTCGTACGTAAAGTCCTTGCTCCGATTCTGAATGCGCCCAAGGTATGGGTGCCTGGCGTAGAAATTAAAGTAGAATTAGAATAA
- a CDS encoding DUF349 domain-containing protein: MSFFDAFKPKWQNSNPAKRIEAIADLDELTSQDIVERVALSDDNVEVRMAAVKKLAIIKTLQDISTKDSDAGVRRLAESRAFEEIVKKLKDFNESTLNSEVLGYIEAIKDTRYTEDVLKATNNVTLKRELVKQCTKQSLLAQIAARDASEEIALQAADRVTSESLQADLIKSSKHTSVRKKISDKVRAKKEAEDNGRKAAELLQSKREALIKQAHFLAAQKDAFATKPQFDDLMNEANALGMGESAATLNEIYESFNKFYDEANAAKKAAENAEAEKQAKIARLTEALTELEGFVEAGTTEENADRVSAIIQEWNEGKSVMDAALIKRFNNAYFKSQEAKKIEIPSAESENASEEEIAIRKSLLERLQALSETEIDENTGKHLHAIVREWEKLSLLEGDDPILQAYNALRTKLSELIGAFNEKAQKVIEENSKKLRGLIERIQNIDENQEFREIHKILRDTYQEWKEIVGENKFKYHDLWQEYKIATSRFQEMQQWENWHNEKDRDTIIEEMDALSKETPSQAVLAKFRELCSKWREIGPISAAKFQDYRDRFQALVDKVKENCAPFIEEQNAERQKNLVDKEALCQKVEDLVANAEIFWKDKFKAVQEIQENWKNIGMVPKEAFAALNKRFKDAVNAFYAQHKENVKHEDESREANYEKKVALCIEAEAIKDSTDWNATSTKLKQLQDAWKATGPVPKSKSDEIWTRFRTACDSFFEKKRGHFEEMDAAKQKNLEQKQALCEKLEALDIANITPEVIDAYKAIDAEWKTIGMVPKDAVESINERFNAIVNKIVAKMAESDPELQAKIADIKKKKQEMIEKVRQFAESAGSNQLADAVRDIQKEWVTLGSCGSDDDELRKAFRDVCDDFFTRRRDQLDIQEQARQNNLQKKILLCEQAEDLLTDLNDQTVVASMNKVKHFRRLWKEVGAVPREHSEKIWKRFNSACDQVFAFGRKDEKKEEAPAAATTEA; encoded by the coding sequence ATGAGCTTTTTTGACGCATTTAAACCGAAATGGCAAAATTCCAATCCAGCAAAGCGCATCGAAGCGATTGCCGACTTGGATGAACTCACTAGTCAAGACATTGTCGAACGAGTGGCCCTTTCTGATGATAATGTCGAAGTGCGAATGGCTGCAGTTAAGAAACTTGCAATTATTAAGACACTTCAGGATATTTCGACAAAAGACAGCGATGCCGGCGTACGCCGTTTGGCAGAATCGAGAGCTTTCGAAGAAATCGTCAAGAAGCTGAAAGACTTTAACGAATCCACTCTGAATAGCGAAGTCCTCGGCTACATCGAAGCCATCAAGGACACGCGCTATACCGAAGATGTCCTCAAAGCAACAAACAACGTAACTTTGAAGAGAGAACTTGTCAAGCAGTGCACCAAGCAGTCCTTGCTCGCCCAGATTGCAGCACGCGATGCAAGCGAAGAAATCGCACTGCAAGCCGCAGACCGCGTAACGTCTGAATCGTTGCAGGCAGACCTCATCAAGAGTTCCAAGCACACTTCCGTCCGCAAGAAGATTTCGGATAAAGTTCGTGCAAAGAAAGAAGCCGAAGACAATGGCAGAAAGGCCGCCGAACTCTTGCAGAGCAAGCGCGAAGCCCTCATCAAGCAGGCACACTTCCTCGCCGCCCAAAAGGACGCTTTTGCCACCAAGCCACAGTTCGACGATTTGATGAACGAAGCAAACGCCCTCGGCATGGGCGAATCTGCTGCAACACTCAATGAAATTTACGAAAGCTTCAACAAGTTCTACGACGAAGCAAACGCTGCAAAGAAGGCTGCCGAAAATGCCGAAGCCGAAAAGCAGGCAAAAATTGCACGCCTCACGGAAGCGCTTACTGAACTCGAAGGTTTTGTCGAAGCAGGCACGACCGAAGAAAACGCTGACCGCGTAAGCGCCATCATCCAGGAATGGAACGAAGGCAAGTCCGTCATGGACGCCGCTTTGATCAAGCGCTTCAACAATGCCTACTTCAAGTCCCAGGAAGCAAAGAAGATTGAAATTCCGTCCGCAGAATCTGAAAACGCAAGCGAAGAAGAAATAGCCATCCGCAAGAGCCTTCTCGAACGTCTCCAGGCACTCTCCGAAACGGAAATCGATGAAAACACGGGCAAGCACTTGCATGCCATCGTCCGCGAATGGGAAAAGCTTTCGCTCCTCGAAGGCGATGACCCGATTCTCCAGGCTTATAACGCTCTCCGCACCAAGTTAAGCGAACTTATCGGCGCGTTCAACGAAAAGGCCCAGAAGGTCATCGAAGAAAATTCCAAGAAGCTCCGCGGTCTCATCGAACGCATCCAGAACATCGACGAAAACCAGGAATTCCGCGAAATCCACAAGATTCTCCGCGACACTTATCAGGAATGGAAGGAAATCGTCGGCGAGAACAAGTTCAAGTACCACGACCTCTGGCAGGAATACAAGATTGCCACCTCGCGTTTCCAGGAAATGCAGCAGTGGGAAAACTGGCACAACGAAAAGGACCGCGACACCATCATCGAAGAAATGGACGCGCTCTCCAAAGAAACTCCGAGCCAGGCTGTGCTTGCCAAGTTCCGCGAACTCTGCAGCAAGTGGCGTGAAATCGGCCCGATTTCTGCAGCCAAGTTCCAAGACTACCGCGACCGATTCCAAGCTCTCGTAGACAAGGTCAAGGAAAACTGCGCACCGTTCATCGAAGAACAGAACGCCGAACGCCAAAAGAACCTCGTCGACAAGGAAGCCCTCTGCCAGAAGGTCGAAGACCTCGTTGCTAACGCTGAAATTTTCTGGAAGGACAAGTTCAAGGCAGTGCAGGAAATCCAGGAAAACTGGAAGAACATCGGCATGGTCCCGAAAGAAGCTTTTGCAGCCCTCAATAAGCGTTTCAAGGACGCTGTGAACGCCTTCTACGCCCAACACAAGGAAAATGTGAAGCACGAAGACGAAAGCCGCGAAGCCAACTACGAAAAGAAGGTCGCTCTCTGTATCGAAGCCGAAGCCATCAAGGATTCGACCGATTGGAACGCCACCTCCACCAAGCTCAAGCAGTTGCAGGACGCTTGGAAAGCTACAGGTCCAGTGCCGAAGAGCAAGTCCGACGAAATCTGGACGCGCTTCCGTACCGCTTGCGATTCCTTCTTCGAAAAGAAGCGCGGCCACTTTGAAGAAATGGATGCTGCCAAACAGAAGAATCTCGAACAGAAGCAGGCCCTCTGCGAAAAGCTCGAAGCTCTCGACATCGCCAACATCACTCCGGAAGTCATCGATGCTTACAAGGCCATTGATGCCGAATGGAAGACGATTGGCATGGTCCCGAAGGACGCCGTCGAAAGCATCAACGAACGCTTCAACGCTATCGTCAATAAGATTGTCGCCAAGATGGCTGAATCTGACCCGGAACTCCAGGCCAAGATTGCAGATATCAAGAAGAAAAAGCAGGAAATGATCGAAAAGGTCCGCCAGTTTGCCGAAAGCGCAGGCTCCAACCAGCTCGCCGATGCCGTTCGCGACATCCAGAAGGAATGGGTCACGCTCGGTTCTTGCGGCAGTGACGATGATGAACTCCGCAAGGCATTCCGCGATGTCTGCGACGACTTCTTCACCCGTCGTCGTGACCAGCTCGACATTCAGGAACAGGCTCGCCAGAACAATCTCCAAAAGAAGATTCTCCTCTGCGAACAGGCCGAAGACTTGCTCACCGACTTGAATGATCAAACGGTCGTTGCCTCGATGAACAAGGTCAAGCATTTCCGCCGTTTGTGGAAGGAAGTCGGAGCCGTCCCTCGTGAACACTCCGAAAAGATCTGGAAACGCTTCAATTCTGCTTGCGACCAGGTGTTCGCCTTCGGCCGCAAGGACGAAAAGAAGGAAGAAGCTCCGGCAGCCGCAACGACCGAAGCTTAA
- a CDS encoding L-threonylcarbamoyladenylate synthase codes for MKFPPWTSVSEAARLLKEGEVVAIPTETVYGLAGNAFEPKALAKIFAAKERPTFDPLIVHIADIAQLTDIAKDIPDSAYRLAEAYWPGPMTIILPKKDCIPDLCTSALPSVAVRFPSHPIAQAIIKESGLPLAAPSANLFKHVSPTTAEHVAAQLADRIAGIVDGGPCSVGVESSIISLVGEPTVMRPGAITLEMFKAILGEVKIKESTSKPGQPMLAPGQCDTHYRPQVPLYYGEVPAGYKLPEHTVRIAFGTQQGPVPATVNLSATGDMVEATSKLYAFMHDLDKSEYDLILVDPIPNTGVGMALNDRLKRASIKSLP; via the coding sequence ATGAAATTCCCGCCATGGACAAGTGTAAGCGAAGCAGCCCGCCTCCTCAAGGAAGGCGAAGTCGTCGCCATCCCGACAGAAACGGTTTACGGGCTCGCCGGTAACGCTTTCGAGCCCAAAGCTCTCGCCAAGATTTTCGCCGCTAAAGAACGCCCAACGTTCGACCCGCTGATTGTCCATATCGCAGACATTGCACAACTCACCGACATCGCGAAGGACATCCCCGATAGCGCCTACAGACTCGCCGAAGCCTATTGGCCAGGCCCGATGACCATCATCCTCCCCAAGAAGGATTGCATCCCCGACCTTTGCACAAGCGCCCTTCCCTCCGTGGCCGTGCGCTTCCCAAGCCATCCGATTGCACAGGCAATCATCAAGGAATCCGGACTCCCGCTTGCCGCTCCAAGTGCAAACCTCTTTAAGCACGTGAGCCCCACGACCGCTGAACACGTTGCCGCCCAGCTCGCCGACCGCATCGCAGGCATTGTCGATGGCGGCCCCTGTTCCGTCGGTGTCGAAAGTTCCATCATCTCGCTCGTCGGTGAACCGACTGTGATGCGTCCAGGCGCCATCACGCTAGAGATGTTCAAGGCCATCCTCGGTGAAGTAAAAATCAAGGAATCTACATCCAAGCCGGGGCAGCCGATGCTCGCCCCCGGCCAATGCGACACGCATTACCGCCCGCAAGTCCCGCTTTACTACGGTGAAGTTCCAGCAGGCTACAAACTGCCGGAGCATACCGTTCGCATAGCATTCGGTACACAGCAAGGCCCTGTTCCTGCAACTGTAAATTTGTCAGCAACAGGCGACATGGTCGAAGCAACATCCAAGCTTTATGCCTTTATGCACGACCTTGACAAATCCGAATACGACCTGATTCTCGTAGACCCCATCCCGAACACAGGCGTCGGCATGGCACTCAACGACCGCTTAAAACGTGCAAGTATAAAGTCATTACCGTAA
- a CDS encoding M15 family metallopeptidase — MIRFLLFVFFAVALAFSHETDSLFVPPKPAKPLRYCTSAKQWVDYASHDSNLVEITYMRGLRMDLRYATFNNVTGHDMYCGIQRAFVHRDALPKLRRALSLLAKELPGYSLVIFDAARPMYAQSVLKSSVAGTPYSHFVSSGKTGGLHNYGLALDLGIADSTGNLLDMGADFDSFERCAGVVGEADALKSGRLTQQQIDNRNLLRHIMKRAGWVMLPSEWWHFNAFTRAYTKEHYPLFPM; from the coding sequence ATGATTCGATTCTTGTTATTTGTTTTCTTCGCTGTTGCTTTGGCTTTTTCTCACGAAACTGATTCTTTGTTTGTACCGCCGAAGCCCGCAAAACCTTTGCGCTATTGCACTTCGGCAAAGCAATGGGTGGATTACGCCAGTCACGATTCTAATTTGGTCGAAATTACGTATATGCGCGGACTCCGCATGGATTTGCGCTATGCCACTTTTAATAACGTAACTGGTCATGACATGTATTGCGGAATCCAGCGCGCTTTTGTGCACAGAGATGCGTTGCCGAAGCTAAGGCGGGCGCTTTCGCTTCTTGCCAAAGAGCTGCCGGGATATTCACTTGTGATTTTTGATGCGGCTCGTCCGATGTATGCGCAATCGGTTCTGAAAAGTTCTGTGGCGGGGACGCCCTACAGTCATTTCGTTTCGTCGGGCAAGACGGGTGGTCTCCACAATTATGGGCTTGCGCTAGATTTGGGAATTGCCGATAGCACTGGTAATTTGCTCGATATGGGCGCTGACTTTGATTCGTTTGAACGTTGTGCGGGTGTAGTGGGCGAGGCTGATGCTTTAAAGTCCGGGCGCCTCACGCAACAGCAAATCGATAATCGCAATTTGTTGCGCCATATCATGAAGCGTGCGGGGTGGGTGATGCTCCCTAGCGAATGGTGGCATTTTAATGCATTCACGCGTGCCTATACCAAGGAACACTACCCGCTGTTCCCGATGTGA
- a CDS encoding nitrilase-related carbon-nitrogen hydrolase encodes MLKVYLVQFDSAKGNKTVNLARAKKMIFKAKPVARSLVLLPEMFATGYVPADLDDAAEDFSSNESGATTQTLSEIADETNCTIMGAGITRASHGFYNHISIYKPHEAKEFCGYDKMNLFFPEKKNFKAGEEINLFKFNNWTIASFICYDLRFPEIFREATKQGANLITIQAAWPAKRRAHWETLLKARAIENQVYIAAVNAVSENPNQKLPLAGTSLIISPNGDILAEGPTQNEVVIYAELDIQAERDYRKTFPVLEGIVPPEFL; translated from the coding sequence ATGCTTAAAGTTTATTTAGTCCAGTTCGATAGCGCCAAAGGCAACAAAACCGTAAATCTCGCACGTGCAAAGAAGATGATTTTCAAAGCAAAGCCCGTTGCAAGGAGCCTCGTGCTCCTTCCCGAGATGTTTGCCACAGGGTATGTCCCTGCCGATCTGGACGATGCCGCCGAAGACTTTAGTTCAAACGAGTCAGGAGCAACAACACAAACACTCTCCGAAATCGCAGACGAAACGAACTGCACCATCATGGGAGCAGGCATCACCCGCGCAAGCCACGGATTTTATAACCACATAAGCATCTACAAGCCACACGAAGCCAAGGAATTCTGCGGATACGACAAGATGAACCTGTTCTTTCCCGAAAAGAAAAACTTTAAAGCGGGCGAAGAAATTAATTTATTTAAATTTAATAATTGGACCATAGCTTCGTTTATCTGCTACGACCTGCGGTTCCCCGAAATCTTCCGTGAAGCAACCAAACAAGGAGCAAACCTCATCACGATCCAGGCGGCGTGGCCCGCCAAGAGACGAGCCCATTGGGAAACGCTCCTCAAAGCACGAGCAATCGAAAATCAGGTCTATATCGCCGCCGTGAACGCCGTCAGCGAGAACCCCAACCAAAAGCTCCCGCTTGCAGGCACATCTCTCATCATTTCGCCGAACGGAGACATTCTCGCCGAAGGTCCGACCCAAAACGAAGTCGTCATTTATGCCGAACTGGACATCCAAGCGGAACGAGACTACCGCAAAACCTTCCCCGTTCTCGAAGGCATCGTCCCTCCAGAATTTTTATAG
- a CDS encoding phosphotransferase, which translates to MNLIKYFSKQRWFMGKNRTILRADTLDSTEAGNTRIRLIKVSFDDGESDIYTVIDDENAVGKILEDAFLDGSQQSVFAGDSGFFSFRITAPFSRAALTSIKPVSKEQSNSAFCAPGKFFFKLYRRLEPGLHPEAEILEAMNKADSSRVPRLYAVCNYKAKGGEVYTWGILEEHFPNALDAWSEFCNNMNSTDAFQLGMSTAQMHESLKRLSGPKYSSIEPPFDRLAQLLQATSDTEHTPQLREKLPELRLRYSDLLRETFSDKTIKKQRIHGDYHLGQVLITQSANGTKHFEIIDFEGEPTRSLDYRRTIRSPAVDIAGMLRSFAYAGAVAKTDPTEAQKAFVTGYSKVSGISTEEIEKESKPYILAKAIYEACYELEFRPDWFWIPAKALLEL; encoded by the coding sequence ATGAACCTTATCAAGTATTTTAGCAAACAACGTTGGTTCATGGGGAAAAACAGAACCATCTTACGCGCTGACACGCTCGACTCCACAGAAGCCGGCAACACGCGCATCAGGCTTATCAAGGTTTCGTTTGACGATGGCGAAAGCGATATTTACACTGTCATCGATGACGAAAATGCGGTCGGTAAAATTCTCGAAGACGCATTCCTCGATGGCTCTCAGCAGTCTGTTTTCGCAGGTGACTCCGGATTTTTCTCGTTTCGGATTACAGCGCCGTTTTCGAGAGCGGCTCTCACGAGTATCAAGCCCGTTTCTAAGGAACAAAGCAATTCTGCATTTTGCGCTCCCGGCAAGTTTTTCTTCAAGCTTTACCGCAGGCTAGAACCGGGTTTACACCCCGAAGCCGAAATTCTTGAAGCTATGAACAAGGCGGACAGCAGCCGCGTTCCGAGACTTTACGCCGTCTGCAACTACAAGGCCAAAGGCGGTGAAGTTTACACATGGGGCATTTTAGAAGAGCATTTCCCGAACGCACTTGACGCCTGGAGCGAATTCTGCAATAACATGAATAGCACGGACGCTTTCCAGCTCGGAATGTCCACGGCGCAAATGCACGAAAGCCTCAAGCGATTAAGCGGTCCCAAGTACAGTAGCATAGAGCCGCCATTTGACCGGCTGGCGCAACTTTTGCAAGCGACATCCGACACCGAACACACCCCGCAACTGCGAGAAAAGCTCCCGGAACTACGGCTCCGCTACAGCGACTTGCTCCGCGAGACATTCAGCGACAAGACCATCAAAAAACAGCGCATCCACGGGGACTATCACCTCGGGCAAGTTCTGATTACGCAAAGCGCCAACGGCACCAAGCATTTCGAAATTATTGACTTTGAAGGGGAACCCACGCGAAGCCTCGACTATAGGCGCACCATCCGCTCCCCCGCAGTCGATATCGCCGGAATGTTGCGCAGTTTTGCCTACGCAGGCGCCGTCGCCAAGACCGACCCAACCGAAGCTCAAAAAGCTTTTGTCACAGGATATTCCAAGGTTTCCGGGATTTCCACCGAAGAAATCGAGAAGGAATCCAAGCCCTACATTCTCGCGAAAGCTATCTACGAAGCATGCTACGAGCTAGAATTTCGCCCCGACTGGTTTTGGATTCCCGCCAAAGCGCTACTAGAGTTATAA
- a CDS encoding acyltransferase family protein, which translates to MSKEVFAAPKPRNSNLELFRIIVMLLIVAHHYVVNSGLMPIMAENPTSVKSMFLYLFGWAGKTGIDCFVLITGYFMCKSDISLKKFLKLFGAYYFYKLLFFGIFVVTGYVELSPKFVIKSLMPIKSIKDGFVSCFLVFFCFIPFLNILIKGMTKRQHQLLLGLCLLVYSVFPQLLINVTFNYVGWFMVIYLIGSYFRLYPPQWSQNTKRTGWLALGFITLSLASVWGGYKCAV; encoded by the coding sequence ATGTCAAAAGAAGTTTTTGCAGCTCCTAAGCCGCGCAATTCCAATCTAGAGTTGTTTCGCATCATCGTGATGCTATTGATTGTCGCTCACCATTACGTGGTTAACTCAGGATTGATGCCAATTATGGCGGAAAATCCGACATCGGTAAAGTCAATGTTTCTTTATTTGTTTGGGTGGGCTGGTAAGACAGGCATTGACTGTTTTGTGTTGATTACCGGCTACTTTATGTGCAAGTCGGACATCAGCCTAAAAAAGTTCCTAAAACTATTTGGAGCGTACTACTTTTATAAGCTTCTTTTTTTCGGCATTTTCGTCGTAACGGGTTATGTGGAACTTTCTCCTAAATTTGTTATCAAGTCTTTGATGCCGATAAAATCTATAAAAGATGGATTTGTCAGCTGTTTCCTAGTTTTCTTCTGCTTCATTCCGTTCCTGAATATTTTAATCAAAGGCATGACCAAACGACAACATCAGTTGCTCTTGGGGCTTTGCTTGCTTGTGTACAGCGTTTTCCCACAATTGTTAATCAATGTTACGTTTAATTATGTGGGTTGGTTTATGGTGATTTATCTCATTGGGTCTTACTTTAGGCTTTATCCGCCACAGTGGTCGCAAAACACCAAACGTACGGGTTGGTTGGCTTTGGGCTTTATTACATTGTCCCTAGCCAGCGTGTGGGGGGGGTACAAATGTGCAGTATAA
- the cysE gene encoding serine O-acetyltransferase, whose amino-acid sequence MTPEEMEQLLRKEAQELVNTEPLSKLMLEEQVLNRKNFADMLCVTLACQLAGEVIDRAELEKMFSAMYEKYPNLLLCATKDLRATVLRDPACTSHLEPLLLFKGFQGLQAYRVAHVLWEEHRHFPAKMLQNIISRKFGMDIHPAAKIGHGLLIDHATNIVIGETATVGNNVSFLHGVTLGGTGNEIGDRHPKVGNGVMLGAHAQLLGNIHIGDGAKIGAGAVVLHDVPAHTTYAGVPAVQVGHPHDEMPSFNMQQDFTRDI is encoded by the coding sequence ATGACACCAGAAGAAATGGAACAGTTACTCCGCAAGGAAGCGCAAGAACTCGTCAATACCGAGCCGCTTTCAAAGTTAATGCTCGAAGAGCAAGTCCTTAACCGCAAGAACTTTGCGGATATGCTCTGCGTGACCCTCGCCTGTCAGCTCGCCGGTGAAGTCATCGACCGTGCTGAACTCGAGAAAATGTTCAGTGCCATGTACGAAAAGTATCCCAACCTGCTCCTTTGCGCGACAAAGGACTTGCGAGCAACCGTTCTCCGCGACCCGGCCTGCACAAGCCACTTGGAACCGCTCCTTTTGTTCAAGGGCTTCCAGGGATTGCAGGCTTACCGCGTAGCCCACGTTCTGTGGGAAGAACATAGGCATTTCCCGGCAAAGATGCTCCAGAACATCATCAGCCGCAAGTTCGGCATGGACATCCACCCGGCAGCAAAAATTGGCCACGGGCTTTTGATTGACCATGCCACAAACATCGTAATTGGCGAAACAGCGACAGTCGGGAACAACGTAAGCTTTTTGCATGGAGTGACTTTGGGCGGTACCGGTAACGAAATTGGCGACCGTCACCCGAAAGTCGGTAACGGCGTGATGCTCGGCGCCCATGCGCAGTTGCTTGGCAACATCCACATTGGCGATGGCGCAAAAATTGGTGCAGGTGCTGTAGTGCTTCACGATGTCCCCGCTCATACGACGTATGCTGGCGTGCCAGCCGTCCAGGTAGGCCACCCACACGACGAAATGCCAAGCTTCAACATGCAACAGGACTTCACTCGCGACATTTAA
- the nth gene encoding endonuclease III, with amino-acid sequence MNRAAKIKFIGDKLDELYPNPPIPLDFTSPFTLLVAVVLSAQCTDIRVNQVTAVLFKEADTPAKMIKLGVDRIAEIIKPCGFFNTKSVNIFKLSQALVEKFKGEVPHTFEELESLPGVGHKTASVIMSHIFKLPAFPVDTHIHRLAERWGLSDGSSVEKTEADLKKAFPESEWEKRHLQIIYFGRNYCKARGHKDEECPICSVVKKRK; translated from the coding sequence ATGAACAGAGCAGCGAAAATCAAATTTATCGGCGATAAGCTGGACGAGCTGTACCCGAATCCGCCCATTCCGCTAGATTTTACAAGCCCATTCACGCTCCTCGTGGCTGTCGTTTTAAGCGCCCAGTGCACAGACATCCGCGTGAATCAGGTGACCGCGGTTCTCTTTAAAGAAGCAGACACGCCAGCCAAAATGATTAAGCTCGGCGTTGACCGCATTGCCGAAATTATCAAGCCATGCGGTTTCTTTAACACCAAGAGCGTGAACATTTTCAAGCTCTCGCAAGCGCTCGTCGAAAAGTTCAAGGGCGAAGTCCCGCACACGTTCGAGGAACTTGAAAGCCTCCCTGGAGTCGGCCACAAGACGGCGAGCGTCATCATGAGCCACATCTTTAAGCTCCCGGCATTCCCGGTCGATACGCATATCCACCGCCTCGCCGAACGCTGGGGATTAAGCGACGGTTCGAGCGTCGAAAAGACCGAAGCAGATTTAAAAAAAGCTTTTCCCGAAAGCGAATGGGAAAAGCGTCATTTGCAAATCATTTATTTTGGGCGCAACTACTGCAAAGCGCGCGGGCACAAAGATGAAGAATGCCCAATATGCTCTGTCGTGAAAAAGCGCAAGTAA